A region of Candidatus Hydrothermales bacterium DNA encodes the following proteins:
- a CDS encoding type II secretion system F family protein: MILLIFIISFIAVYFLVLSFIPSPEELALSSRLERLRRRRVRIEFASKIIAFFAPIAEAIVKILKKYLPEDYIKALEMKMEMAGERGKPVEAVLMEKLISGFVFFFLSIILLSIIFNPPFSFTFVLSIVIFFVGFFFKDFSLNQEIKKRHYLIQKDLGDALDQLNTAVQAGLGFNAAFQYVTEAMHPCPLKEEFALMLSELRLGKKRTEALRALAERTQHPDLTLVAITIAHGEELGAPITQTLASLAEEVRRKRWDQAEERAAKTPVYIVIPTILLILPTIFIIIFGPFILYYLYGGM, encoded by the coding sequence ATGATTCTTCTAATATTTATAATTAGTTTTATTGCAGTTTATTTTCTTGTTCTCTCTTTTATACCATCTCCTGAGGAGTTAGCTTTATCATCAAGGTTAGAGAGATTAAGAAGAAGAAGAGTTAGGATAGAATTTGCATCTAAAATTATTGCCTTTTTTGCTCCTATTGCAGAAGCGATTGTCAAAATTTTAAAAAAATACTTACCTGAAGATTATATAAAGGCTCTTGAGATGAAAATGGAGATGGCGGGCGAAAGGGGTAAACCTGTTGAAGCTGTTCTTATGGAGAAACTTATAAGTGGATTTGTTTTTTTCTTTCTATCTATTATACTGTTGAGCATAATTTTTAATCCTCCCTTTTCTTTTACTTTTGTTTTATCTATTGTAATCTTCTTTGTTGGATTTTTCTTTAAGGATTTTAGTTTAAATCAAGAGATAAAAAAAAGACATTACCTTATACAAAAAGATTTAGGAGATGCTTTAGACCAGCTAAATACAGCAGTTCAAGCTGGCCTTGGTTTTAATGCTGCTTTTCAATACGTTACAGAAGCAATGCATCCTTGTCCCCTTAAAGAAGAGTTTGCTTTGATGTTATCAGAATTAAGATTAGGTAAAAAAAGAACTGAAGCTTTAAGAGCCCTTGCTGAAAGGACTCAGCATCCTGATTTAACCCTTGTAGCAATAACAATTGCACATGGAGAAGAACTTGGGGCACCTATAACGCAAACTTTAGCATCCTTAGCTGAGGAAGTAAGAAGAAAAAGATGGGATCAGGCTGAGGAAAGGGCTGCTAAGACTCCTGTTTACATAGTTATTCCAACTATTTTATTAATTTTACCAACAATATTTATAATTATTTTTGGTCCCTTTATTTTATATTATTTATACGGAGGTATGTAA
- a CDS encoding type II secretion system F family protein: MVNLILIILLVVGAVYIFVIFLEEFFILYLKSIQKKLDPADFPVKNFILLELRLIFAFSIVTYLFLGKTLATKLFVIFLFTILVIIFFPQYAYTIRNRWIEKFNDQLEEGMRLIVSGLKAGLGFNHCFRIVVQQMPPPMQTEFKRVLDEISLGLTLEEALRHLEDRIPSRELKIFTSAVILQRRTGGSLVDVLSGIAETIKARRRLKRRIDTLTAEGRLSATVLTLLPLFLLILLRITQPELFAPMLEEPLGIFMLFIAALLDIIAALWIRKIVTIEI, from the coding sequence ATGGTGAATTTAATTTTAATTATTCTTCTAGTTGTTGGAGCTGTTTACATTTTTGTAATATTCTTAGAAGAATTTTTTATTTTGTATTTGAAGAGTATACAGAAAAAACTTGATCCAGCAGATTTTCCTGTTAAAAACTTTATTTTACTTGAGCTAAGACTTATATTTGCCTTTTCGATTGTAACCTATCTTTTTCTTGGGAAAACCCTTGCAACAAAACTTTTTGTTATTTTTCTATTTACTATTTTAGTTATAATTTTCTTCCCTCAATATGCTTATACTATAAGAAATAGGTGGATAGAAAAGTTTAACGACCAACTTGAAGAGGGTATGAGATTAATTGTGAGTGGTTTAAAGGCTGGACTTGGTTTTAACCACTGCTTTAGAATAGTTGTTCAGCAGATGCCACCACCTATGCAAACAGAATTTAAAAGAGTACTAGATGAAATATCTTTAGGTCTTACTTTAGAGGAAGCACTTCGTCATCTTGAAGATAGGATTCCTTCAAGAGAACTTAAAATATTTACAAGCGCAGTAATTTTGCAGCGAAGAACTGGAGGGTCCCTTGTCGATGTCTTATCAGGTATAGCTGAGACAATAAAGGCAAGAAGGAGATTAAAAAGAAGAATTGATACTCTCACAGCCGAAGGAAGACTCTCTGCTACTGTGTTAACCTTATTGCCACTTTTTCTTTTGATACTTCTTAGAATAACACAACCAGAGTTATTTGCTCCCATGCTAGAAGAGCCTCTCGGTATTTTTATGCTATTTATTGCTGCTTTACTTGACATAATAGCAGCTCTTTGGATTAGAAAGATAGTAACTATAGAGATATGA
- a CDS encoding ATPase, T2SS/T4P/T4SS family, whose amino-acid sequence MKKFAFIGTKGGVGTTTISSLISYEISQKKKSVLLIEAENHGDLPYIFGFETRKTFKEALDFFKKEKKFKGEFIYSYSSYPTKFHMFFSKTGELWDREYELISPFLKKIETDYDFVFFDCGHSLDEKTLNILDIADLIFVIMKNDFLSIAQSKNLREIFRLRYYPPQKIEYLINFFNESGISLEEIEKIMEREVLFVLPEDESIVSLGELGFDTGKEKINQAFKDKLREVSNYILGEIKREDFLEKRKETKRDFLSGIFRRKKKEEKEEKREIVEEKKKEEVHYEAPEALILGEVPLEIKKLIHAHIIREMTLSGELTATYESSYSKQEIRKKVEKLIIEKLDELNVPLPSQEVRRKFVEDMIKEILGLGPLEDLLADPNITEIMVNSYDNIYIEKGGKIYKTDRSFLNETQLRIVIERIVTPIGRRVDEASPLCDARLPDGSRVNITLPPVSIDSPTITIRKFRKEPFTYKDLINFGSITEFMIEFLKACVFVKKNIVVAGGTGSGKTTLLNVLSSFIPDDERIVTIEDTAELRLQQPHVVRLEARPPNIEGKGEITIRDLVRNALRMRPDRIIVGECRGGEALDMLQAMNTGHEGSLTTVHANSPRDTLYRLETMVLMAGTELPVSAIRSYIASAIDFIVFVERMRDGKRRVTKISEITGLEGDVITMQDIFIFKQKGVNEKGEIIGTFMGTGIRPKVHEEFEIKGVKIDKNIYYIGREETEW is encoded by the coding sequence ATGAAGAAATTTGCTTTCATTGGCACTAAAGGTGGAGTTGGAACTACAACAATTTCATCTCTTATTTCCTATGAGATTTCTCAAAAAAAGAAAAGTGTTTTACTTATTGAGGCTGAAAATCACGGTGATTTACCTTACATCTTTGGTTTTGAGACAAGAAAAACTTTTAAAGAGGCTCTCGATTTCTTTAAAAAAGAGAAAAAGTTTAAGGGAGAGTTTATTTATAGTTACTCTTCTTACCCAACAAAGTTCCATATGTTTTTTTCAAAAACTGGTGAGTTATGGGATAGAGAGTATGAATTGATTAGTCCATTTTTAAAAAAAATTGAAACTGACTATGATTTTGTTTTCTTTGATTGTGGACATAGTTTGGATGAAAAGACCCTAAATATACTTGATATTGCTGATCTTATTTTTGTAATAATGAAAAATGACTTTTTATCAATTGCTCAGTCAAAAAATTTAAGAGAAATTTTCAGACTAAGGTATTATCCTCCTCAAAAGATTGAATATTTAATAAACTTTTTCAATGAGAGCGGAATTTCTCTTGAAGAGATAGAGAAAATAATGGAAAGAGAAGTTCTTTTTGTTTTACCTGAAGATGAGTCAATTGTTTCGCTTGGTGAGTTAGGATTTGATACAGGAAAGGAAAAAATTAATCAGGCTTTTAAAGATAAATTAAGGGAAGTTTCTAACTATATCTTAGGAGAAATAAAAAGAGAGGATTTTCTTGAGAAAAGAAAGGAGACTAAAAGAGACTTTCTAAGTGGAATCTTTAGAAGGAAGAAAAAGGAAGAAAAGGAGGAGAAAAGAGAAATTGTTGAGGAAAAAAAGAAAGAGGAAGTGCATTACGAAGCTCCAGAAGCATTAATTTTGGGGGAAGTTCCATTAGAGATTAAGAAGTTAATACATGCACATATTATTAGAGAGATGACCCTCTCAGGTGAACTAACTGCAACATATGAAAGCTCTTACTCTAAACAGGAAATAAGGAAGAAAGTTGAAAAATTAATTATAGAAAAGCTCGATGAACTTAACGTTCCATTACCTTCACAAGAAGTTAGAAGAAAGTTTGTTGAGGATATGATAAAGGAGATTCTTGGCCTTGGTCCTCTTGAGGATCTTTTAGCTGATCCAAATATAACCGAAATAATGGTTAATTCATATGATAATATATATATTGAAAAGGGTGGAAAGATTTATAAAACAGATAGGAGTTTTTTAAATGAAACACAGCTTAGGATTGTAATAGAAAGAATTGTAACTCCTATAGGAAGAAGAGTTGATGAGGCATCACCACTTTGTGATGCAAGACTTCCTGATGGTTCAAGAGTAAATATTACTCTTCCTCCTGTTTCTATCGATAGTCCAACAATAACAATAAGGAAGTTTAGAAAGGAACCTTTTACATACAAGGATCTAATTAATTTTGGATCTATAACAGAATTTATGATAGAATTTTTGAAAGCTTGTGTTTTTGTTAAAAAGAACATAGTAGTAGCTGGTGGAACTGGGTCAGGTAAGACAACCCTTTTAAATGTACTTTCTTCTTTTATTCCTGATGATGAAAGAATAGTGACAATTGAAGATACTGCAGAACTGAGATTACAGCAGCCTCATGTGGTGCGTCTTGAAGCAAGACCACCCAATATAGAAGGTAAAGGTGAAATCACAATAAGGGATCTTGTGAGAAATGCCCTCAGAATGAGACCTGATAGGATAATAGTAGGAGAGTGTAGAGGAGGTGAGGCTCTTGATATGTTACAGGCTATGAATACAGGACACGAGGGTTCTTTAACAACAGTTCACGCAAATTCTCCACGAGATACTCTTTATAGACTTGAAACGATGGTTTTAATGGCTGGTACTGAACTTCCAGTTTCTGCTATAAGGAGCTATATTGCCTCAGCTATAGATTTTATTGTTTTCGTTGAAAGAATGAGAGATGGAAAAAGGAGGGTTACAAAGATCTCTGAAATTACAGGTTTAGAAGGGGATGTTATTACAATGCAGGATATCTTCATTTTTAAACAAAAGGGTGTAAATGAAAAAGGTGAAATAATAGGAACTTTTATGGGAACAGGTATAAGACCAAAAGTTCATGAAGAATTTGAAATTAAGGGTGTAAAGATTGATAAAAATATATATTATATAGGTAGAGAAGAGACAGAATGGTGA
- a CDS encoding pilus assembly protein N-terminal domain-containing protein translates to MILKFFLLSYLVLYEGYSKLFKFVRPVKSVAVGNPEILGMRLISDREVLLNALKEGVTNLIIFTDKGTQEIECVIKKRTALQFHKPKVIRIDVWVLELERSKKSDYGFEWLKQLGFEEGKIPETFPLDVGPIKRVTNLTSTLNFLEEKGALKILSHPTLVVLEDKTSEFLSGGEIPVIIPQALGAATVEWKEYGVKLKITAKLDDFGYIILNLEPEISDLDYAHAVVLQDFVVPAIRKSNVKVEVKLLPGESLLLGGLRKKTMQEFRSSIPLLGKIPILGKLLFTRIKNENLIKDVIFIVTPEVLPYERGAARINIYKGLKTLEFYIPTKVFNGTTYFELSEIFERELSISYTWVEKEKLAEIRFGKKKSFLSVEKSTLEIDGVAFPIKPEIKVQDGILYVPFSFFEIIGLSGFWDPYTSDFYVLETLKETQ, encoded by the coding sequence ATGATTTTAAAGTTTTTTCTTTTATCTTATCTTGTCTTATATGAGGGCTACTCAAAACTTTTCAAATTTGTTCGCCCTGTGAAAAGCGTTGCTGTGGGAAATCCTGAAATTCTAGGTATGAGACTAATTTCTGATAGAGAAGTTTTACTTAATGCTCTCAAAGAGGGAGTAACAAACTTAATCATATTCACTGATAAAGGAACACAAGAGATTGAGTGTGTAATTAAAAAAAGAACAGCCCTACAATTTCATAAACCAAAGGTAATACGTATTGATGTTTGGGTTCTTGAGTTAGAAAGAAGTAAAAAATCAGATTATGGATTTGAGTGGTTAAAACAACTTGGTTTTGAAGAGGGTAAAATACCCGAAACTTTCCCTCTTGATGTAGGTCCCATAAAAAGAGTAACTAATTTGACAAGTACTCTAAATTTTCTTGAAGAAAAGGGGGCTTTAAAAATCTTATCACATCCAACTTTAGTGGTTTTAGAAGATAAGACTTCAGAGTTTTTAAGTGGAGGAGAAATACCTGTAATAATACCCCAAGCCTTAGGAGCAGCAACTGTTGAATGGAAAGAATACGGAGTTAAATTAAAGATAACAGCAAAACTTGATGATTTTGGTTATATAATTTTAAATCTTGAGCCAGAAATTTCAGATCTTGACTATGCCCATGCAGTTGTCCTTCAAGATTTTGTTGTTCCTGCAATAAGAAAAAGTAACGTAAAAGTTGAAGTTAAACTTTTACCTGGAGAAAGTCTACTTTTAGGTGGTTTGAGAAAAAAGACTATGCAAGAATTTAGATCCTCTATACCTTTACTTGGCAAAATTCCTATATTGGGAAAACTTTTATTTACAAGAATTAAAAATGAGAATTTAATAAAAGACGTTATCTTTATTGTAACACCTGAAGTTTTGCCTTATGAGAGAGGAGCAGCTCGAATTAATATCTATAAGGGATTGAAGACTCTAGAGTTTTATATTCCCACAAAAGTTTTTAACGGAACTACCTATTTTGAGTTATCCGAAATTTTTGAGAGGGAGCTTTCTATAAGTTATACCTGGGTAGAGAAAGAGAAATTAGCTGAAATAAGATTTGGAAAGAAAAAGTCTTTCTTGTCAGTAGAAAAATCAACTCTTGAAATAGATGGTGTAGCTTTCCCTATTAAACCAGAAATAAAAGTCCAGGATGGTATTCTTTATGTTCCCTTTTCATTCTTTGAAATAATAGGTCTTAGTGGTTTTTGGGATCCTTATACAAGCGATTTCTATGTTCTTGAGACTTTAAAAGAGACACAGTAA
- a CDS encoding MFS transporter produces MFNFKGDAVLFLSGSFLLGLGFSGFGLLFNLYLKEVGFSESKIGFILALMSYVAVIMMFPAAFIVRKINVKPIIIVSVIFSCFGYLISAVTNIYFHIILGVVMTGIFSSFLPVLSGPLMMQMSTEPIRMHLFSTGFTISLASGILGNILAGNLPLFF; encoded by the coding sequence ATGTTTAATTTCAAAGGGGATGCAGTTTTATTTTTAAGTGGTAGTTTTCTTTTAGGACTTGGATTTTCTGGATTTGGACTTTTGTTCAATCTGTATCTAAAAGAAGTCGGGTTTTCAGAGAGTAAAATCGGTTTTATTTTGGCGCTTATGAGTTATGTAGCGGTTATTATGATGTTTCCTGCAGCTTTTATCGTTAGAAAAATTAATGTTAAACCGATAATTATTGTAAGTGTTATTTTTTCCTGTTTTGGCTATCTAATTTCGGCAGTTACTAATATTTATTTTCATATCATTTTGGGTGTAGTAATGACTGGGATTTTTTCCTCGTTTCTTCCTGTATTAAGTGGACCGCTTATGATGCAGATGAGTACAGAACCTATAAGGATGCATCTTTTTAGTACAGGTTTTACTATTTCACTTGCCTCGGGAATTTTGGGTAATATCTTAGCTGGAAATTTACCCCTATTTTTTTAA
- the rpsQ gene encoding 30S ribosomal protein S17 — MKTKRKERIGIVVSDKMDKTVVVLIERRVRHPLYKKEIKKRKKFYAHDEKNECRVGDKVKIVETRPLSKLKRWRVVEIIERSPEFREKEEK, encoded by the coding sequence ATGAAAACAAAAAGAAAAGAACGAATTGGTATTGTCGTCTCAGATAAAATGGATAAAACCGTCGTGGTACTAATTGAAAGGCGTGTTAGACACCCCCTATACAAAAAGGAAATTAAAAAGAGGAAGAAGTTCTACGCTCATGACGAAAAAAACGAATGCAGAGTGGGTGATAAAGTAAAAATAGTGGAAACAAGACCCCTTTCTAAACTTAAAAGATGGAGAGTTGTGGAAATAATAGAAAGATCACCTGAATTTAGAGAAAAAGAGGAAAAATGA
- the rplN gene encoding 50S ribosomal protein L14 codes for MIQQQSRLKITDNTGVLEVMVIRVLGGSARKYGTVGDVCKATVKKVGTGSQIKEGEKVFVVIVRTKKEVNRKDGSTIRFDDNAGVIIDPNGEPKGTRVFGPVARELREKRFMKIVSLAPEVW; via the coding sequence ATGATACAACAACAGTCAAGACTCAAAATAACCGATAATACCGGAGTCCTTGAAGTCATGGTTATAAGAGTTTTAGGTGGAAGCGCAAGAAAGTATGGAACTGTTGGTGATGTATGTAAGGCTACAGTCAAAAAAGTAGGAACAGGTTCTCAGATAAAGGAAGGTGAAAAAGTCTTTGTAGTGATAGTAAGAACAAAGAAAGAAGTAAACAGAAAAGACGGATCTACGATAAGATTCGACGATAACGCAGGTGTGATAATTGACCCAAACGGTGAGCCAAAGGGAACAAGAGTTTTCGGTCCTGTAGCAAGGGAGCTCAGAGAAAAGAGATTTATGAAGATTGTCTCTCTTGCTCCAGAAGTTTGGTAA